A DNA window from Allokutzneria albata contains the following coding sequences:
- a CDS encoding DUF1269 domain-containing protein → MATLTIWRFSTADGAVRAADTLAELAKQQLITVHDAAVVSWEEDRRKPKTRQLHNLAGRGALGGAFWGMLFGLLFFVPLLGAAIGAAAGALGGAMSDVGIDDKLIQRIRDQITPGTSALFVLSSEAVLDKVSDAFAEKHERPELIFTNLSDEQEKRLREVFAEEPEQHPV, encoded by the coding sequence ATGGCGACGTTGACGATCTGGCGGTTCAGCACGGCCGACGGTGCGGTCCGCGCCGCTGACACCTTGGCGGAACTGGCGAAACAACAGCTCATCACGGTGCACGACGCGGCTGTGGTGTCCTGGGAGGAGGACAGGCGGAAACCGAAGACCCGGCAGCTGCACAACCTGGCCGGGCGCGGCGCCCTGGGTGGCGCGTTCTGGGGCATGCTCTTCGGCTTGCTCTTCTTCGTGCCGTTGCTCGGCGCGGCGATCGGCGCGGCGGCCGGTGCGCTGGGCGGGGCGATGTCCGATGTCGGCATCGACGACAAGCTGATCCAACGGATCCGGGATCAGATCACACCGGGCACGTCGGCCCTGTTCGTCCTCAGCTCGGAGGCCGTGCTCGACAAGGTGAGCGACGCCTTCGCCGAGAAGCACGAGAGGCCGGAGCTGATCTTCACGAACCTCTCGGACGAGCAGGAGAAGAGGCTCCGCGAGGTGTTCGCGGAGGAGCCGGAGCAGCACCCGGTATGA
- a CDS encoding PIN domain-containing protein — MALLPPQNGADLLKTEKILACQERRPRLIKTFPHGVECTFTPNLGQPGISPRGRTPQRTMAPLGRPAELPDEVTISAVTLAELSAGPHQVRRNDEQSTYDETAERARWLDVVQRTENEFDPHRVRCRSRQSLRPSDLMIAATAIAEGLPLFTTGDSHPGNPVTPPERLFTAVATPCFHPCRVMCRCRRRLVMPVAEQHKPREGQPHGDVDDLAVQHGRRCGPRR; from the coding sequence ATGGCCCTCCTGCCGCCGCAGAACGGTGCCGACCTCCTCAAGACGGAGAAGATCCTCGCTTGTCAGGAGCGGCGACCCCGGCTCATAAAGACCTTCCCCCATGGAGTTGAGTGTACTTTTACACCCAACTTAGGTCAACCCGGCATCTCGCCGCGAGGCCGAACGCCTCAGCGCACGATGGCGCCGCTGGGTCGCCCGGCGGAACTACCGGACGAGGTGACGATCAGCGCGGTCACTCTCGCCGAACTCTCCGCGGGGCCGCACCAGGTCCGCAGGAACGACGAGCAGAGCACCTACGACGAAACCGCTGAACGCGCCCGTTGGCTCGACGTCGTCCAGCGAACAGAGAACGAGTTCGACCCTCATCGCGTTCGATGTCGAAGCCGCCAGAGCCTACGGCCGAGTGACCTCATGATCGCCGCTACCGCGATCGCTGAAGGCCTCCCCCTGTTCACCACCGGCGACTCGCACCCGGGTAACCCCGTAACACCACCAGAGCGGCTGTTCACCGCTGTGGCAACGCCGTGTTTCCACCCGTGCCGGGTGATGTGCCGTTGCCGCCGAAGGCTTGTGATGCCAGTGGCAGAACAGCACAAGCCGAGAGAAGGGCAGCCCCATGGCGACGTTGACGATCTGGCGGTTCAGCACGGCCGACGGTGCGGTCCGCGCCGCTGA
- a CDS encoding Crp/Fnr family transcriptional regulator: MGEGLYEPGSPLLTSEDLLRLEEVGTVLRRQEGHVFIQEGEDTSFALLIRKGHVKVVVGEPGRIVAVRGPGDVVGEMAAFRRKPRSASVVALGEVEVLHLPASAWLEFMYANPRAMHAQIFAADERLEQATKKVAESELAVEQRLAKALVELMGTGLGKQVSAGVEFRLGQADLASLTGASLDSVKKVIRAFKENGILTTGRQSLAVRDREALEAISCGNRIATI, encoded by the coding sequence ATGGGGGAAGGTCTTTATGAGCCGGGGTCGCCGCTCCTGACAAGCGAGGATCTTCTCCGTCTTGAGGAGGTCGGCACCGTTCTGCGGCGGCAGGAGGGCCATGTCTTCATCCAGGAGGGAGAGGACACCAGCTTCGCGCTGCTGATCCGCAAGGGCCACGTCAAGGTGGTCGTCGGGGAGCCGGGTCGGATCGTGGCGGTCCGCGGTCCCGGCGACGTGGTGGGGGAGATGGCCGCGTTTCGGCGCAAGCCCCGCTCGGCGAGCGTGGTCGCCCTGGGTGAGGTCGAGGTTCTCCATCTGCCCGCATCTGCCTGGTTGGAGTTCATGTACGCCAATCCGCGGGCGATGCACGCCCAGATCTTCGCCGCCGACGAGCGCCTTGAGCAGGCGACGAAGAAGGTCGCGGAATCGGAGCTCGCCGTGGAGCAGCGGCTGGCGAAGGCCTTGGTGGAGCTGATGGGGACGGGCTTGGGAAAGCAGGTGTCCGCGGGTGTGGAGTTCCGGCTCGGCCAGGCGGATCTCGCGAGCCTCACCGGGGCGTCGCTGGACTCGGTCAAGAAGGTCATCCGCGCCTTCAAGGAGAACGGAATCCTCACCACAGGGCGGCAGTCCCTGGCAGTCCGCGACCGGGAAGCGCTCGAAGCGATCAGCTGCGGCAACCGCATAGCGACGATTTGA